In the genome of Paludisphaera rhizosphaerae, one region contains:
- a CDS encoding beta strand repeat-containing protein, giving the protein MWRIGTFVDQWLLSGRSIRLVSKRRPPRRAPIGKRPELEAVEARILLSAADVAMIRATPFEVHRLAKSSVQITEVHGVMIGNRRAVLMATLTSNGGPLVGQTVAFRLGDRIVGRAKTDSHGVATLTNVQFGRLKFNNSLANTVVAVFRGNANLRPAVRRGALTIGQATSTLADVTGTGVYGGTATFSTTLSSNGAAVSGKVVSFVLDGRTVGAATTDAKGVATLSGVGLAGLDAGTYGITARFAGDADSPQAIASGSLTIAKAAASITLGGLSRTYQGAGEVTATTLPAGLPISLSYTDASGNAVARPVGVGAYTVTATITDKNYSGTAVGTLVVSPAVLSVSGVVAMNKTYDGTTAATIDAGHAVLAGLAAGDSVAIDASHVVASFDGAGVGVNRPVAITGLMLTGPDASNYVLSNAATTALASITPKALTVSGITANGKVYDGTTAAAIDASGASLTGVVAGDSVALAGHDAVGFFSSKSAGVNKTVVIAGLSLSGSDASNYTIGTPTATATIAPKALAVAGITAQDKVYDGATAATLDTTGASLTGVIAGDSVGIDDSASIGSFADKNVGGAKTVVIDGLVLTGADAGNYVPVSTSATSASITPKALTVSGITASDKVYDGTTAAMFDASAASLNGMVAGDVVTIDASGVSAAFADKNVGNGKAVTVAGLALNGVAASNYTITAPSITASITPRALGVTGVTAYSKVYNGTTNATYFTNMPHVTGAVGGDSVTLTGLGAASFADKNVGNGKAITFATPSIGGLDAGNYTFHPTITGNITPAEITVSGITASNKVYDGTTDADLDLGGVSYTGVVVGDDVTIDDSSAVGRFDDKNVGAGKAVSIDGLTKVGADAGNYIFQFSPGVTADVTPKTVHANGFTATNRAYNGAVGVAVGAGTISLDASDVVVGDQVSFDASTAGSGVGVMADANAGAGKTVTITGLGLTGADAGNYTIVASTTVDIARATLTLSGVTASKVYDGTTAATLDTDGASLSGVIGSDDVMLDASTATGSFADKNVGAGKALTVAGFNLSGADAANYTLAVSPLMGSIESRVLHIDGFTATDRTYDGTSAVSVEADGIGFEMGDLVVGDDVSLDASSLSSIVGAMANKNAGSNKTVTITGLAITGADAGNYTIVATTLVNISKATLTVTGIPNLTKNYDGNQYFVSINTSGASLNGIIGGDSVMLNTSGVFGVSTSANVGTWNVFINGLALGGMDAGNYNFGTVIVSGTIVGP; this is encoded by the coding sequence ATGTGGCGCATCGGCACGTTCGTCGACCAGTGGTTGCTGTCCGGCCGATCGATCCGGCTCGTCTCGAAGCGTAGGCCGCCGAGGCGCGCGCCGATCGGCAAGCGGCCCGAGCTGGAGGCGGTCGAAGCGCGAATCCTCCTTAGCGCGGCGGATGTCGCGATGATCCGGGCGACGCCGTTCGAAGTCCATCGACTCGCGAAGTCTTCGGTCCAGATCACCGAGGTCCACGGCGTCATGATCGGAAACCGTCGGGCCGTGCTGATGGCGACGCTCACATCGAACGGCGGACCTCTGGTCGGTCAGACGGTCGCTTTCCGGCTCGGTGATCGCATCGTCGGCCGGGCGAAGACCGACTCCCACGGTGTGGCGACGCTGACGAACGTCCAGTTCGGTCGCCTGAAGTTCAACAATTCTCTCGCCAATACGGTCGTCGCCGTCTTCAGGGGGAACGCCAACCTGAGGCCGGCCGTCCGACGCGGGGCGCTGACGATCGGTCAGGCGACCTCGACCCTGGCCGACGTGACGGGGACCGGCGTCTACGGGGGGACGGCGACGTTCTCGACCACCCTCAGCTCCAACGGCGCGGCGGTCTCCGGCAAGGTGGTCAGCTTCGTGCTCGACGGGAGGACCGTCGGCGCAGCCACGACCGACGCGAAGGGCGTGGCGACCCTTTCCGGCGTCGGCCTTGCCGGCCTGGACGCCGGGACCTACGGCATCACGGCCAGGTTCGCCGGTGACGCTGATTCCCCCCAGGCGATCGCCTCCGGCTCGCTGACGATCGCCAAGGCCGCCGCATCGATCACCCTGGGCGGCCTGTCGCGGACATACCAGGGGGCCGGCGAGGTCACGGCCACGACCTTACCGGCCGGGCTGCCGATCTCCCTCTCCTACACCGACGCCAGCGGCAACGCGGTCGCCCGGCCGGTGGGGGTGGGCGCCTATACCGTCACGGCGACGATCACCGACAAGAACTACAGCGGCACGGCCGTCGGCACATTGGTCGTCTCGCCCGCGGTGCTGAGCGTCTCCGGCGTCGTCGCCATGAACAAGACGTATGACGGAACGACCGCGGCGACGATCGACGCCGGGCATGCCGTGCTCGCGGGCCTGGCCGCGGGCGACTCGGTCGCGATCGACGCGTCGCACGTCGTGGCTAGCTTCGACGGCGCGGGCGTCGGCGTGAATCGGCCCGTCGCGATCACCGGCCTGATGCTGACCGGCCCTGACGCGAGCAACTACGTCCTCTCGAATGCGGCGACCACCGCCCTCGCCTCCATCACGCCGAAGGCCCTGACCGTCTCGGGGATCACGGCGAATGGCAAGGTCTACGACGGCACGACCGCCGCGGCTATCGACGCGAGCGGCGCGAGCCTCACCGGCGTGGTCGCGGGCGATTCCGTGGCCCTTGCCGGCCATGACGCCGTCGGATTCTTCTCCTCGAAGTCGGCGGGCGTGAACAAGACGGTGGTGATCGCCGGCCTCTCCCTCTCGGGCTCCGACGCGAGCAATTACACCATCGGCACGCCCACGGCGACCGCGACGATCGCGCCGAAGGCGCTGGCCGTCGCCGGGATCACGGCCCAGGACAAGGTCTACGACGGCGCGACCGCCGCAACGCTCGACACAACCGGCGCGAGCCTCACCGGCGTGATCGCGGGCGACTCGGTGGGGATCGACGACTCCGCCTCGATCGGAAGCTTCGCTGACAAGAACGTCGGCGGGGCCAAGACGGTGGTGATCGACGGCCTGGTCCTTACCGGGGCCGACGCCGGCAACTACGTCCCGGTCTCCACGTCGGCGACCAGCGCGAGCATCACGCCGAAGGCCCTGACCGTCTCGGGGATCACGGCGTCTGACAAGGTGTATGACGGCACGACGGCCGCCATGTTCGACGCCTCGGCCGCCTCGCTCAACGGCATGGTCGCGGGCGACGTCGTGACGATTGACGCCTCGGGCGTCTCCGCCGCGTTCGCCGACAAGAACGTCGGCAACGGCAAGGCGGTCACGGTCGCCGGCCTGGCCCTCAACGGAGTCGCCGCGAGCAACTACACCATCACGGCCCCCTCCATCACCGCCAGCATCACGCCCAGGGCGCTCGGCGTCACCGGCGTCACGGCGTACTCGAAGGTCTATAACGGCACCACGAACGCGACCTACTTCACGAATATGCCGCATGTGACCGGCGCAGTCGGCGGGGACAGCGTGACCCTCACGGGCCTGGGGGCCGCCTCGTTCGCCGATAAGAACGTCGGCAACGGCAAGGCGATCACGTTCGCCACCCCGAGCATCGGCGGGTTGGACGCGGGCAACTACACGTTCCATCCGACGATCACGGGCAACATCACGCCGGCCGAGATCACCGTCTCGGGGATCACTGCGAGTAACAAGGTCTACGACGGCACGACCGACGCTGACCTGGACCTCGGCGGCGTGTCCTACACCGGCGTCGTCGTCGGCGACGATGTGACGATCGACGATTCTTCGGCCGTCGGCCGATTCGACGACAAGAACGTCGGCGCCGGCAAGGCCGTCTCCATCGACGGGCTGACCAAGGTCGGGGCCGACGCCGGCAACTACATCTTCCAGTTCTCGCCAGGGGTCACGGCCGACGTCACGCCGAAGACCGTACACGCCAACGGTTTCACCGCGACGAATCGGGCCTACAACGGCGCCGTCGGCGTCGCGGTCGGGGCCGGGACGATCTCCCTCGACGCGAGCGACGTCGTCGTGGGCGACCAGGTCTCCTTCGATGCCTCGACGGCGGGCTCCGGCGTCGGCGTGATGGCCGACGCGAACGCCGGCGCCGGCAAGACCGTGACGATCACCGGCCTTGGACTGACCGGGGCCGACGCCGGCAACTACACGATCGTCGCGAGCACGACCGTCGACATCGCCAGGGCGACGCTCACGCTCTCGGGCGTGACGGCGAGCAAGGTTTACGACGGCACGACCGCCGCGACGCTCGACACGGACGGCGCATCGCTCTCGGGCGTGATCGGCTCGGATGATGTGATGCTGGACGCCTCGACGGCGACCGGCTCGTTCGCCGACAAGAACGTCGGCGCCGGCAAGGCGCTCACGGTCGCCGGCTTCAATCTGTCTGGCGCCGACGCGGCAAACTATACGCTCGCCGTCTCGCCGCTCATGGGAAGCATCGAATCGAGGGTGCTGCACATCGACGGCTTCACCGCGACCGACCGGACTTACGACGGAACGAGCGCCGTCAGCGTGGAGGCCGATGGGATCGGCTTCGAAATGGGTGACCTCGTTGTCGGCGACGACGTCTCCCTCGACGCCTCGTCGCTCAGCTCCATCGTCGGCGCGATGGCCAACAAGAACGCAGGCAGTAACAAGACGGTAACGATCACCGGCCTGGCAATCACCGGCGCGGACGCGGGCAACTATACCATCGTGGCAACGACCCTCGTGAACATTTCCAAGGCGACCCTCACGGTCACGGGGATCCCGAACCTCACCAAGAACTACGACGGCAACCAGTATTTCGTCTCGATCAACACGTCTGGCGCGTCGCTCAATGGGATCATCGGCGGCGACAGCGTCATGCTCAATACGTCGGGAGTGTTCGGCGTCTCCACCTCGGCGAACGTCGGCACCTGGAACGTGTTTATCAACGGTTTGGCGCTCGGCGGCATGGATGCGGGAAATTACAACTTCGGCACCGTCATCGTGAGCGGCACAATCGTCGGCCCGTGA
- the cheB gene encoding chemotaxis-specific protein-glutamate methyltransferase CheB — protein MRIGIVNDSVMAREALRRVVTSAEGLQVAWTARDGAEGVDMVRADMPDLVLMDLFMPKMDGVDSTRRIMKETPCPILVVTATVSGQIDKVYQAMGFGALDAVDTPVLGACGNCSGGADLLKKIHTIGKLVGKYQPKCPAWTPPLAPPPGQGLEPLVVIGASTGGPFAVAEVLKGLPRDWSVATVIVQHVDAFFVAGLADWLRDHSGRRVQLVADGHRPAPGDFLLAATGDHLVMDPDGRLRYSAEPKSACYRPSVDVFFQSVARNRPGPGAAALLTGMGRDGAEGLLALKRRGWRTVAQDEASSVVWGMPRAAFEIGAAEIVAPLDEVADALVQGLAAARAGVSVAK, from the coding sequence ATGCGGATAGGGATCGTCAACGATTCGGTGATGGCGCGCGAGGCGCTTCGACGCGTCGTGACGTCGGCCGAGGGGCTGCAGGTGGCCTGGACGGCCCGCGACGGCGCTGAGGGGGTGGACATGGTTCGGGCCGACATGCCCGACCTCGTCCTGATGGACCTCTTCATGCCCAAGATGGACGGCGTCGACTCCACCCGGCGGATCATGAAGGAGACCCCCTGTCCCATCCTGGTGGTCACCGCCACGGTCAGTGGGCAGATCGACAAGGTCTATCAGGCCATGGGCTTCGGCGCGCTCGACGCCGTCGACACGCCCGTCCTGGGCGCCTGTGGCAACTGCTCGGGCGGGGCCGACCTTCTCAAGAAGATCCACACGATCGGCAAGCTGGTCGGCAAGTATCAGCCGAAGTGCCCGGCCTGGACGCCCCCGCTCGCACCGCCGCCGGGACAGGGGCTTGAGCCGCTCGTCGTGATTGGGGCCTCGACCGGGGGCCCGTTCGCGGTGGCGGAGGTCCTCAAGGGGCTCCCCCGCGACTGGTCGGTCGCCACGGTGATCGTCCAGCACGTCGACGCCTTCTTCGTCGCCGGCCTGGCGGACTGGCTTCGCGACCACTCCGGGCGCCGCGTTCAGCTCGTCGCCGACGGCCACAGGCCGGCCCCGGGCGACTTCCTGCTGGCCGCCACGGGGGACCACCTCGTGATGGACCCGGACGGTCGGCTTCGCTACTCGGCGGAGCCGAAGTCCGCCTGTTATCGGCCCTCGGTCGACGTCTTCTTCCAGAGCGTCGCCCGGAACCGCCCCGGCCCCGGCGCAGCGGCCCTGTTGACCGGGATGGGTCGCGACGGCGCCGAGGGGCTGCTCGCCCTGAAGCGTCGGGGGTGGCGGACCGTCGCCCAGGACGAGGCCTCGTCGGTCGTCTGGGGGATGCCCCGCGCGGCCTTTGAGATCGGCGCCGCTGAGATCGTCGCCCCGCTCGACGAGGTGGCGGACGCTCTCGTTCAGGGGCTCGCCGCCGCTCGCGCGGGGGTCTCCGTCGCCAAGTGA
- a CDS encoding PEP-CTERM sorting domain-containing protein, which yields MKLSKTIPTLALGLALATAPSESLAAGSIAIADLFNTGVNASHNLLPTFADDPHYTVSAGGGPYTIYVPSWSPAWVPNTSTAQWISPAYSTIGSASSYDYTTTFTIGANADLSTVSISGKYASDDRITDVLLNGHSLGLSTGLLQFGTFASFAITSSAYFQLGANTLTFETSNFNYTSTGLIVDGLVGSYNAVPEPASIAMLGLGVVGLAAGRRLRRRVR from the coding sequence ATGAAGCTGTCCAAGACCATCCCGACCCTGGCCCTCGGCCTCGCTCTGGCGACGGCCCCCTCGGAATCCCTCGCGGCGGGGAGCATCGCGATCGCCGACCTGTTCAACACGGGCGTGAACGCCTCCCACAACCTGCTGCCGACCTTTGCGGACGACCCCCATTACACGGTCTCGGCGGGAGGCGGACCGTACACGATCTACGTGCCGAGCTGGTCGCCGGCGTGGGTGCCCAACACGTCGACCGCCCAGTGGATCTCCCCGGCGTACTCCACGATCGGCAGCGCGTCGTCCTACGACTACACGACGACCTTCACGATTGGGGCGAACGCGGACCTCTCCACGGTCTCGATCTCCGGCAAGTATGCGTCGGACGATCGGATCACGGACGTCCTTTTGAACGGTCATTCCCTGGGTCTGAGCACGGGCCTGCTGCAGTTCGGCACGTTCGCATCGTTTGCGATCACGAGTTCGGCGTACTTCCAGCTCGGCGCCAACACGCTGACCTTTGAGACGAGCAACTTCAACTACACCTCCACCGGCCTGATCGTCGACGGCCTGGTCGGCTCCTACAACGCGGTCCCCGAGCCGGCCTCGATCGCCATGCTGGGACTGGGCGTGGTCGGCCTGGCGGCCGGCCGTCGCCTCCGCCGCCGAGTCCGCTGA